In one window of Spartinivicinus marinus DNA:
- a CDS encoding response regulator: protein MKIPFRQQPLVLLIEDSMHDFAAIQRAFRKVGFEGHVEHCQKGETALDYLEQAKAEKETKNSSLPCFILLDLNLPGIDGIQVLQSIKTDNTLKQIPIIVFTTSQNPQDIKICYQSGVNSYVTKPMDLAAFNHAIATISEYWLKTVYLP, encoded by the coding sequence GTGAAAATACCATTTAGACAGCAACCACTAGTGCTTTTGATTGAAGATAGTATGCATGACTTTGCGGCTATTCAACGAGCCTTTAGGAAGGTAGGGTTTGAGGGGCATGTTGAGCATTGTCAAAAAGGGGAAACGGCTCTGGATTACTTGGAGCAAGCAAAGGCAGAAAAAGAAACAAAAAATAGCAGCCTACCTTGTTTTATTTTGTTGGATTTAAACTTACCAGGTATTGATGGTATCCAAGTCTTGCAATCAATAAAAACAGATAATACGCTCAAGCAGATACCTATCATCGTTTTTACCACTTCTCAGAACCCTCAAGATATAAAAATCTGTTATCAGTCAGGAGTAAACTCCTATGTAACCAAGCCTATGGACTTAGCCGCATTCAATCATGCTATTGCTACAATATCGGAGTATTGGTTGAAAACGGTTTATTTACCTTAA
- a CDS encoding sensor histidine kinase, with protein MKKQKNIQPKTSIDMSMVLATCAHDIKNSLSMLIQSLDELSVHIPEDNKEAIDNYALLYYESSRINNDLTQLLSFYRLQDQQLIVNKQQLFLIDLIEEQIARNQYLFHYKGVQVGIQCDDNLSWYFDEYLIGCLINNVLVNAARYTKDKVLVLAQQQNNQLILQVHDNGNGFPNEMIACQKAPATLAAPHTGSTYLGLYFAQEIAQIHQQAEQQGSIKLSNDSLINGTGGCFTLYLP; from the coding sequence ATGAAAAAGCAAAAAAATATACAGCCTAAAACTAGCATAGATATGTCAATGGTATTAGCCACTTGTGCCCATGATATTAAAAACTCTCTATCCATGCTTATTCAATCACTAGATGAGTTAAGCGTTCACATACCAGAAGATAATAAAGAAGCTATTGATAATTATGCCCTCCTTTACTATGAGTCATCTAGAATAAATAATGACTTAACTCAGTTATTAAGCTTTTATCGTTTGCAGGATCAGCAATTAATTGTAAATAAACAACAACTATTTTTAATCGATCTTATTGAAGAACAAATAGCAAGAAACCAATATTTATTTCACTATAAAGGTGTTCAAGTAGGTATTCAGTGTGATGATAACCTTTCCTGGTATTTTGATGAGTATTTGATAGGGTGTTTGATAAATAATGTGTTAGTTAATGCCGCTCGATATACCAAAGACAAGGTGTTAGTACTTGCTCAACAACAAAATAATCAGCTAATACTTCAAGTCCATGATAATGGCAATGGTTTTCCCAATGAAATGATAGCTTGTCAAAAGGCACCAGCAACACTTGCAGCCCCCCATACTGGCAGCACCTACCTAGGGTTATATTTTGCTCAGGAGATTGCTCAAATTCACCAACAAGCAGAACAACAAGGATCAATTAAACTCAGTAATGATAGCTTAATTAATGGTACAGGTGGTTGTTTCACCTTATATTTACCTTAA
- a CDS encoding 2,3-dihydro-2,3-dihydroxybenzoate dehydrogenase — MDFKDKIVLVTGAAQGIGAAVVRKLCQYGATVAALDINETAVKQYADSFNNNCRPVLPFAVDISNSEQVSRSVEQIEKKLGPIEYLVNVAGILRMGSLLSLSDDDWQATFSVNTTGAFNISRTVGCYMKERRSGSIVLVSSNAASVPRMQMGAYAASKAAVTMYAKCLALELAAFNVRCNVVSPGSTDTAMQRALWTADSGVDHVIAGSLEHYRLGIPLQKIATPEMIADAVLFLLSDQASQITMHDLRIDGGATLGC, encoded by the coding sequence TTTTAAAGATAAAATTGTTCTCGTCACTGGAGCGGCACAAGGTATTGGTGCGGCTGTAGTCCGTAAACTGTGTCAATATGGCGCGACAGTAGCTGCATTAGATATCAATGAAACTGCCGTCAAGCAGTATGCAGATAGCTTCAACAATAATTGCAGGCCAGTTTTACCTTTTGCCGTTGATATCAGCAACAGTGAGCAGGTAAGTCGATCTGTAGAGCAAATTGAAAAAAAGCTTGGTCCTATTGAATATTTGGTGAATGTAGCAGGTATTTTACGAATGGGGAGTTTACTTTCATTATCAGATGATGATTGGCAGGCGACTTTTTCGGTGAATACAACAGGTGCTTTTAATATATCCCGTACTGTTGGTTGTTATATGAAGGAGAGACGGTCTGGATCAATTGTGTTGGTTAGCTCTAATGCTGCATCAGTACCAAGAATGCAGATGGGGGCTTATGCCGCATCAAAAGCAGCTGTGACCATGTATGCTAAATGCTTAGCTTTAGAATTAGCGGCATTTAATGTTCGCTGCAATGTCGTTTCGCCAGGTTCTACTGATACGGCAATGCAGCGAGCTTTATGGACGGCTGACAGTGGGGTCGACCATGTAATTGCTGGTTCTTTAGAACATTATCGGTTAGGTATTCCTTTACAGAAAATTGCAACGCCTGAAATGATTGCAGATGCTGTATTGTTTTTATTATCTGACCAGGCTAGTCAAATTACTATGCATGATTTGCGAATAGATGGAGGGGCTACGTTAGGTTGTTAA
- a CDS encoding tetratricopeptide repeat protein: protein MFNIFSKKKVLIVDDFENFRLSLKKMLQELGISSIDMVQNAKLALTACGQQSYDIIICDLNLGEGKNGQQLLEELQQLNLLSPTCIFIIITAETAKDFVMSALECQPDAYLSKPINQALLRKRLEKLVKQGNTLSPIKKLINKKQFSQAIDSCHQALMNESRLTPWYQKQLCELLIITKQYDEAVELCNSILSERNVDWPHQMLGKIAFQQGDKHQAIKHYEQLLKVNPNSMAGYDEMAQVFLAHGSTEEAQKLLQQAVDISPHAILRQQKLGQVSREAGSLNVATKAFKRTLELGENSCYDDPDNYIELAICLIDQSQEDKGINSEKAIQESDQLLKQVGKRFSIDLNTSTKIDLVKAKAAFHKNDLATMNELFEKVQNNYETQPNELLPNTKFEIAKTLFLCSHKDTAETIFYQLVEDYADDKAFVNKVIAFLDEPVSQKVRQEAAIANKEGIILYEQKDYLQAVEKFEQALELSPRHPGLNLNLIQTCLYLLQDEFSPKWLTLCDQSLINVKHLRENHPQFNRYQKLLKPVKQWHEKAKKYTA from the coding sequence GTGTTTAACATCTTTAGTAAGAAAAAAGTTCTTATTGTTGATGATTTTGAAAATTTTCGGCTATCGTTAAAAAAGATGTTACAGGAACTTGGCATTAGTTCTATTGACATGGTCCAAAATGCTAAACTTGCCTTAACAGCCTGTGGGCAACAAAGTTACGACATTATTATCTGTGACCTTAACTTAGGTGAAGGCAAGAATGGTCAACAACTTTTAGAAGAGCTACAACAGCTTAATCTATTAAGTCCAACTTGTATTTTCATTATTATTACTGCCGAAACAGCTAAAGATTTTGTCATGAGTGCACTTGAGTGCCAACCAGATGCTTATCTCTCAAAGCCTATTAATCAGGCTTTACTGAGAAAACGCTTAGAAAAACTGGTTAAACAAGGTAATACACTATCTCCCATTAAAAAGCTGATCAATAAAAAACAATTTTCTCAGGCAATTGACAGCTGTCATCAAGCATTAATGAATGAAAGCCGGCTCACTCCTTGGTATCAGAAACAGTTATGTGAGTTATTGATTATAACTAAACAGTATGACGAAGCGGTAGAGCTATGTAATTCTATTTTATCTGAACGCAATGTAGATTGGCCTCACCAAATGCTAGGTAAAATTGCCTTTCAACAAGGAGATAAACATCAAGCAATAAAACACTACGAACAATTATTAAAAGTTAACCCAAATTCAATGGCAGGATATGATGAAATGGCCCAAGTATTTCTTGCCCATGGTAGTACTGAAGAAGCACAAAAATTATTGCAACAGGCTGTTGACATCTCTCCTCATGCTATTTTACGTCAGCAGAAGCTTGGCCAGGTTAGCCGTGAAGCTGGTAGTCTAAACGTAGCGACCAAAGCATTTAAACGTACGTTAGAGCTTGGTGAAAATTCTTGTTATGATGATCCTGACAACTATATTGAGCTAGCTATTTGTCTCATTGATCAGTCTCAAGAAGATAAAGGCATAAATTCAGAAAAGGCTATTCAGGAATCTGATCAGCTGCTCAAACAAGTAGGCAAACGTTTCAGTATTGATTTAAATACATCAACTAAAATTGACCTAGTGAAAGCAAAAGCAGCTTTTCATAAAAATGATTTAGCAACAATGAACGAGTTATTCGAAAAAGTGCAGAATAACTACGAGACCCAACCGAATGAGCTATTACCTAATACTAAGTTTGAAATAGCGAAAACATTATTTTTATGCAGTCACAAAGATACAGCTGAAACCATTTTTTATCAGTTAGTAGAAGATTATGCAGATGATAAAGCCTTTGTAAATAAAGTCATTGCTTTTCTTGATGAACCTGTTAGCCAAAAAGTCAGACAAGAAGCCGCTATTGCTAATAAGGAAGGGATTATTCTTTATGAGCAAAAAGATTACTTACAAGCTGTAGAGAAATTTGAGCAAGCATTAGAGCTTTCACCAAGGCATCCGGGTCTCAACCTTAATTTGATCCAAACTTGCTTATACCTATTACAAGACGAATTCTCTCCAAAATGGCTGACGTTATGCGACCAATCACTAATCAATGTTAAACACCTGAGAGAAAACCACCCCCAATTCAACCGATATCAAAAACTACTTAAGCCTGTAAAGCAGTGGCATGAAAAAGCAAAAAAATATACAGCCTAA